The DNA segment GCTAAgcgtattattattattttgacttaaaaaaagattattatatCCAAATCATACCTTTTTGTTTTGTCGTTTTTGCTAGTCCATACCTTATTGTTTAGATTTCGCGTCAGAAATTTAAAAGGATCAacactaatatataaagagtttGAAAAATCCATTTATTaccatttaattttaaattagagCCATGTGAAAAAACTCAAATTCAATAACTATAAGAAATAATATGGATGGAGAGACATTAATTTAACATTTCGACCAAAACAATGGATAGAGAGACATTACTATGAAAGTTAGATAAgattagatttgttttttctttgtggGTCTGCAAAAATCAACTGAAAATTAGTATATCTTACGTTTCACAAAGAGTGTTGTTCTAATTTATTGTTTGTTTCTAAAATGTGTCTATagttttaatagaaaattttaattactttaaattagaaaatagtTAATTTATGAACATAAAACAAAACGAATAATTAAATGAGAGAAAAACTCTTAAATGATagttttgtaaaacaaaaatataaatattattgattaTAAAACTCGTGATTATCTAatcttttttggtcaaaaaaaaaagaaaaaaaaactatattttttggTCGAAAACTCGTGATTAACTAATCAATCATACTcgataccaaaaaaaataaagtaagaaCGCGTTTGTCACGTGTCAAGTGAACATTATCTCCCTAGATTTGAACTGTCGTCCACAAATAGTGTCTCTTCATTACAGACGTGGATCCCACAAAACCCACAAGTCCCATATTCCTCCAATCATATTTTTTCTcttctcaaaaagaaaaataaaaattaaaagtcacCGAGGAAGTGCACGCCGGAGAAACTGAGCCAGCTGCGCCGGAGCACTAAGATGAGGCAAATGCCCTTCAGTCTTAAGCGTCTCCACCTTCGTATCACCACCAAGATTATCCTTTAGATACTCCGCCACCGAAGCAGGAACCGAAACATCCTTAGCCGTCTGAATCACACAACAAGGCACCTTCACCAACCCAAGCACACCTCTAAGATCACTATTAAACACCGTCCTCGACACGAACAGAGATATGTCCGGACGCATGTTAAACAACGTCCGGCTAAACTCTCTAACCGCCGCGGGAACATCAGCTCCAACAGCCAAAGGCGCGAACCCCTGAACCCAAGCCTCGTAGTTAGCCTCCATAGCCGAGAACACCTTCTCTATCTCCCCTTCCTCGAACCCTCCGTGGTAGTCATCGTCGTTGAGAAACCTAGGAGAAGCTCCTATGAGGATGAGCTTCGAGAAAAGCTCAGGGCGGCGGATGGAAGCGATGATACCGATCATGGCGGAGACGGAGTGGCCTACGTAGGCGCAGTTTTGGATGCCGAGAGAGTCGATGATGTTGAGGAGGTCGTCGACGTAAGAGTCGAGGGTGGTGTATCGGTTGAAGTTGAAGTAGTCGGGGTTGACGCTGCCGGCGCAGACTAGGTCGTAGAGGACGACTCTATACGTGGGGGTGAAGTAAGGGAGGATTAAGTGCCATGCTGATTGGTCTGTACCGAACCCGTGGGCTAGGACTAGGATCCGGTCGCCTGTGCCAACGACCCGGACGTTAAGAGCTTCGAGGATGTTGTGTTGACTCATGTTTTGGGTTTGTTGTTGTGAagggtaaagaaaagaagaggctactgtttatataaaaaataatatgggTTGGTGTGtgtaatgaaaatgaaaaagaattttttattatgtttattttactttttagtatccaaaatataatttatgctTTTTGAACAAGACTTTTGGATACAAGAGTTGCGTTGATTATTCCTCTTCCtactatgatatttttttaaatcatataaagaTGCTTGAAGGTTGCCGTTGAGATATTCCACAACCATGTTAGATTCTGTCATTTGTGTGTTTATCAACCAATGTCTATCCATTATCCATAGACTTTTATTTGGAATGTGATTACAAGAATAATGTAAAGCATAACACTGTTTTACTAACgttcatttaaataataaaaagattgaAGACATGAGTAGACAAATGATAAACATTGGATAATTTAGGTTTTTATTTCGATTTGAAAATGAATTAGACGTCATCTAAGAAAcaagaattttaaatatattccaAACTCCAGGCACATGAAAGCTTACTGTAAGTCATAATTATCTACAAATTACAAATCAAAGACTAATGATGTGGTAGAAAGAACTAAATGCATAGGTAACAACATCCAGcctaaaaagaaagaaaatcagCTCTTTTTGAATAATGTTTTCAATCAAAGGGTCGTCCAATCTGCAAGTATGAATGTATGATGCATGAACTAGAGAAATGTATTCCAAGTTCCTTAAACTGTGTGTACACTTATCAATCAAAGTAACTTAAGATTTACAGTAAATCATAACTCTAAAATAGATATAACTAGTCACAGTCAAAAAGAGTTGTATATATGAAAAAACGAATAGGATGTCGACAAAAAAGTTCAATTTgatatttgaaaagaaaaaagcaGAGAATTGAATGTCGACGAATTTGTTGTTATTTGAATACATGTGTTGACTTGTATTCTATTCGTGGGTGCAACAGCTATAAATTAAGATGAATAAAACATATGTTTTAAACAAGGCTGGATAACAATAccatagcttttttttttaatttgaaacacAACCATAGCTTCTTCAACTCACAATTGtctttataaaatttagaaCCAAACCATTACTTCTTCATGTCAATTTTAAACACTACTTTTAAACCATACTGATCAAATCGATTAAAAGGGAAAATTCATTTTCAAATCAAAGGTAATATCCAAGAACTTCTGTTTATAAAACTTGCAAGAATGGTGGAACCTACACTACATGATAGCTTTTTCTGTGGTTCACGTATTTTCTATGAAAAGATAACTTTATTTCCATTATTAAGCTTACTTTCTCTCTTGCTAGTGTGAACATTGTTCAGTCAATATCGTCAACGTCTTCTCATTAGATACACAAAGCCTCTCCGTAAATCATTTCTCTCTATCTCGTAAAATCTCTGTGATCTATAGATCTTCTCTCCAGCGTAGTAATGGATCTTTACCTTCTCCTTGTGATAGTTGCTACGCTTTTGTGTAGTAgaatcttttcttttgtttatgccAAGTTCAGAgttcaagaaaacaaaataattgcttcttcttcttcttcttcttcttcttcatctcccaAGTTGTCTTTGCCTAGTAATCGTGTACACGATGTCTTCCCGAGCTTCCACGGAAAAGATGTCCGTAAATCCTTTCTCAGTCATTTTCTGAAGGAGTTTGGGAGCAAAGGAATCAACCTGTTCATCGATAACGAGATCACTAGAGGAGAGTATATCGGCCCTGAGCTCAAGAAGGCAATCCAAGGATCAAGAATTGCGATTGTGTTGCTCTCGAAAAGATACGCCTCTTCATCATGGTGTCTTGACGAGTTAGTAGAGATTATGAAGTGTAAAGAAGAGTTAGGTCAAACAGTGATGCCCGTTTTCTATGAAGTGGATCCAACTGATGTCAAGAAGCAGGCCGGTGACTTTGGAAAAGTCTTCAAAAAAACTTGTAAAGGTAAAACAAATGAGGTTACTAGGAAATGGAGTGAAGCTCTAGCAAAAGTGGCCACCCTCGCTGGttaccattcaaataactgGTTCGTCAAATCTCTCCAAACTATATACGAATGTCTTTTGAACAATTTAAAGGGCATTGACTttgatatattttgaatattgttgTATAAGGGATAATGAGGCAAAAATGATCGAAGATGTTGCCACTGATGTTGCAACCAAATTGTTTAACTCCACGCCGTCAAGAGATTTCGACCAATTAATTGGGATGGAAGCTCATATGGAGAAGATTTCGCGGGTTTTAGGCACAGATTTGGATGAAGTGAGGATGATAGGGATTTGGGGGCCGGCTGGGATTGGCAAGACCACCATTGCTAGGTGTCTGTTCCATCAACTATCCCATACTTTTCAATACAGTGTCtttatgatgaatgtcaaagcaATGTGTACGCCACCGATTTGTTCAGACGACTACAACGTGAAGTTGCACTTGCAGCAAATTTTTCTGTCTCAATTAACCAACCAGAAAGAAGATTTCAAGATTTCTCATTTAGGAGTTGCACAAGAAAGACTGAATGACAAGAAAGTTCTTGTTGTTCTTGATAACGTTGATCGGTTAGTACAACTAGAAGCCATGGCCAAAGAAACTCGGTGGTTTGGTCATGGAAGTCGGATTATCGTTACAACGCAAGATCGAAAGATTTTGAAGGCACATGGGATCACTCATATTTACAAGGTTGATTTTCCATCAAATCGTGAGGCTATTCAGATGTTTTGTATGTATGCTTTTGGTCAAAAGTCCCCTGAAGATGGTTTTGAGAACCTCGTACGGGAAGTTACAACACTCGCCGGGAACCTCCCTTTGGGACTAAGGGTTATGGGATCTTATTTTCGTGGAATGTCCAAGCAGGAGTGGGAGAATGAACTACCAGGGCTGAGGATGTGCCTCGATGGAGAAATTGAGAGCATTTTGATGTTCGGTTATAACGCATTATCTCATGAAGATAAAGATTTGTTTCTTCATATAGCCTGCTTTTTCAACTATGATAGGATGGAGAATGTGGTAGAGAATCTTTTGAAGAGATTTTCTGATGTGAGGCAAAGGCTTAACGTCTTAGCTGACAAGTCTCTCATATCTTTGGAAAGGGAACGTGTGATTATGCATGATCTGCTAGTCCAGCTGGGTAGAGATATTGTCCGCAAACAGTCCAGTGAGCCTGGACAACGCCAGTTTCTGGTCGATCAAAAAGAGATTTGTGAAGTACTTGCTGAAGATGTAGCGGTAAGTTTTGCTATTAGTGTTTTATTGCAGTACTTCTGGTTACAAATTGCTCTGTTTGATAAACTACAATCATCTCTACCTTATTTTTGGCTTTGTTTCCAGGGTAGTAGAAGTGTTATTGGCATAAATTTCTATGGAGACGAAATAAATGTGAGTGAGAGAGCATTTGAAAGAATGTCTAATCTCCAGTTCTTAAGACTCGGACTGCAAATTAATGGAGAACTAGATGCATTTCATCTATATGGTGGACCAAGCTATTTATCTCCTAAACTTAGATTACTAATGTGGAAATGTTTTCCGATGACATGTTTGCACTGTATTCCCAACCCAGAGCTCCTCGTGGAACTAGTCATGATTGACAGCAAACTTGAGAAGTTGTGGGAAGGAACTAAAGTAAGTAACATAAGAATATCATATGTTGTTATCATTATTATTGATCAGATTTGTACAGTTATGTAACATGAAAAAACTAGACTAATAGAATGTAACAaatgtgttcttgttgattttgTCTGTCAGCCGCTTAGCAATCTCAAGTGGGTGGATCTGAGGTATTCAAAAAACTTGAAGGATGTTTCTAGTCTCTCAACTGCCACTAGTCTACAGGAGCTAAGTCTCATAGGATGTTCAAGTTTAGTGGAGCTTCCATCTTCTATTGGGGATTCCGTTCATCTCAAGAAGTTGGATCTCAGTGAATGTTCAAGTTTGATTGAGCTTCCTTCCTCTATTGGGAATGCCATTCATCTCAAAGAGTTGGATCTCAGAGGATGTTCAAGTTTGGTAGAACTTCCCTCCTCTATTGGGAATGCCATAAGAAATTTCGAGGAATTGAATTTTAATGATTGCTCAAGTTTAGTGGGAGTCCCTTCCTCTATAGGAAACGCCACTAATCTCAAGCGTTTGAAGTTTAGTAGATGTTCAAGTCTTGTGGAACTTCCTGCCTCTATTGGAAACCTCCATAAACTAGAATCTTTGATTTTGGAAGAATGTTGCAAGCTGGAGGTTCTTCCTGTCAACATCAACTTGAAATCTCTGATGAAACTTGATCTCACTGATGAAAAGTTTTCCTGAGATCTCGACAAACATCGAATATATGTATCTCACTGGAACTGCGATTAAACAAGTGCCTTGGATCAAGAGAATCTCTTGTCTTTATCGACTTGTACTCAACGGATGCAAAGAGCTCTTATCACTCCCACAGCTTCCAGATTCCTTATCAGTGATAGACGCAGAAAACTGCGAGTCTCTGGAGAGACTAGACTGCTCCTTTCTTAATCAACAGATTGATCTCAACTTCGCCAACTGCTTCAAGCTGAATAAAGAAGCGAGAGATGTCATCATCCAGACATCAACTTATCAATTTACCTTCTTACCCGGTAAAGAAATGCCTAACTACTTCAATTACCAATCTAATGGAGGTTCCCTAGTAATGAAGTTGAACGAGAGGCCTTCACCTTCATCTATGACATGGAAGGCTTGCATCTTGCTGGTTAGTGCAGTTGGGATTGAAGCTGCTAAAGGAGAAGCAGTGCATGTTTATCATGGGATCAAACAGAATAGCCTCGATGTCCCGTGCAGTCCAACACACCGCACTATGTTTCCCCTTTTAAGGGAACATCTGTACATCTATGAATTCGAAGCAGACGTGACTTCAGACGAACTTTGCTTTGAGTTTTGGCTCAGCAGTGGTGGGTTTGGGGTCGACAGAGACTCATGGATGATAGAAAAATGTGGAGTGCATTACATTAATACCAGTTAATaatgttgtgtttttttttgtgtattatTATCAATTATCCTGTTGTGGTGGGTTAAGAGCAGTTACTAATACCTTTATGAATAAACGAGGAACCAATTCTTAGTGAGCATCAAATCAGAATCATTATCTGGTTATTATTGTTATATTATCATCTGAATAACCAACAACCTAACCACACACACATCTGCAAACATATCATCAGTAAGCCTCAAAAAGAACAGCTACTAAAGACCAATTCTTTTGTTTACACATATCCACCATTAACAGGAATGATCTGACCGTTGATCCATTCACCACCATCACCAGCCAAGAACCCAACGAGAGGCACCACGTCTTTGACTTCGCCGACTCTCCCAAAAGGATTCTCTGCGGCTATCTTCTCCACAACCTCCGAGCTCTTTCCTTCAAAGAACATCTCGGTGGCGATTGGTCCGGGAGCTACGCTGTTTGCAGTGATCCCTGTTCCTTTAAGCTCTTTCGCAAGGATCTTGACCATCGTTTCCACTGCTGCTTTTGATGCTGCATAGGCGCCGAATCCAGGCTTCAGACCTCGGGTCATGGAAGATGTGAGGAGTATGATCCGACCACCGCCTCCTTGTTTGAGTCTGTTAGCAGCTTCCTTGCTGCAAAGAAACGCCCCTTTCGTATTGACACTACACAGTCCATAAGAAACAAAGGTCAGACAGAGAGTGATAAAGAACACTAAAGTAGCAGCGAAAGAAAGAATAAACCTTTAGTTGAAACTTGATTCCATATTTAGACATATATACATCTCAAGAACACATGACATGTTTCATTTGATTCGAAATTAAGACATACTAATCTCAGTAACATTGGAAAATACAATGcatcatttttttattgatttaaaattaagaCATACAGTTTACAATAATATTGGTACATAAAGAAATCATTTTTCTaactcaaaaaagaaaaacacataaCCAATCATATTAGATTCGAATTCGGACATAATAATCATCTCACTGTAATAACAAcaactgaaaatatttattttgcttaCTTTTCGACTATTTATCGTGAAGACAAAGATTCTAACCAATGAACAGTCTCTATTGTACCTGAACGTGCGATCAAAATCTTCGACTGATGTGTTTGCGATCGAAGGGTACTTGGGATCGAGGACTCCCGCCGAGTTAACCAGAATATGAACCGGCGACTCGAAGGCCCTCTCCGCCGCATCGAACAGAGATTTCACCTGGCTTGGCTCTGAAACGTTGGCCTGAACCACGATCGCTCTTGGTCCGTTTCCGGTAATGGCTGGGAGACCGTTGATCTCCGCCGCGACAAGCTTGGCGTCAGAAGATTTAGTTGTGTAATTGACAACGACTCTCGCACCGAGTTCAGCGAGGTGGATCACTATCGCTCTCCCGATACCGCGAGAAGAGCCGGTGACTATGGCGACTCTGCCGGCGAGAGGAAGCGATTGCGACTGTGCAGCCATTACGATGGTTTCgatgaagagaagaaaaataCGAATTcgactctttatttttttatttctcttttgcAACAATtatttaagaagaagaagaagaagccaaatcAAATTTTTGTTGTTAACCAAGGCCTATTAGCTTATTTAAAATGGCgccaaaaatggaaaaataatcaaaatttgtTAACCACTCTTCTGTTTATACTTAAGCcttgattatatatatagattttaacttttagtttttaaattttgaattttagtttataaatttgTTGTTTCCAATCTTGTtttgtagaatttttttatttttcaaatgataattttattttaaaattacataatcCACCGTCAACATGAATGATTTGAACAATTGACCAATTAACTGAAATTTTGCCAATTGATTGCATTGGAATGATACATTGTATTTAGAGAAAAAATTAagatagcactaaatcaagtttttgttctcaaactagtATTCAAgcctcaaagtcacaaaaataggtttcattaaagaggtaaatatatatttatactctttggattaattaatccaaatctTAGAGAAAGTTAAGGAATGGAGTTTTGGaattattgtttaaaattttataaaataaaaaatcaatactaaaaaattaaaaataaaaatttaaaaaatagtttcaaaaaatatttttgaattataaaaagaaaatttgaaagaaaacaataaaaacaaaattcaaaaaaaaattaaaaaaaattagaaaaaatttgAATCTGAAAAACCATATAATCTGcaactataaaaagaaaatttcattttttatttttattttatttgtttttatttatttttgtttgcttatttaattttaaagacCTTGTAATTAGACGAAGCatttatatacattttcttttgcaacaattatttaaaaaatagtttcaaaaagtatttttgaattataaaaagaaaatttgaaagaaaacaataaaaacaaaattcaaaaaaaaaaattaaaaaaaaattagaaaaaaatttgaatctgaaaaaccatataatctaaaactataaaaagaaaatttcattttttatttttattttatttgtttttatttatttttgtttgcttatttaattttaaagacCTTGTAATTAGACGAAGCatttatatacattttcttttgcaacaattatttaagaaaaagcCAAATCAATTTTGTTAACCAACAAATGAAAAAGGtaatcaaaaaaataatctcCCCGCGGGCGCCCTCCCTCTCCCGAGGGTGCTCTCCTTGCCCTTTTCCCTCGCCCTCGCGGGCCTCTCCCCGCCGCCTCCTCTCCCCGCCCTCTCCCCGCGAACGCCTCTCCCACCTCTCCCCGCGAACGCCTCTCCCTCGCGGGCTCTCCCTCCCCTCTCCCTCCCCTCTCCCCGCAGGCGGGCCCCTCCTCTCCCCGCGGGCGCCTCTCCCCGCGGGGAGAGACCCGACCCCTGCGGAGGCGCCTCTCCCCCCTGCGGGCGGCCTCTCCCCTCTCCCCGCGGGAGGCCTCTCCCCGCGGACAACCTCTCCCCGCGGGGGAGGCGGGGAGCGCCGTCTCCCCGCGGGCGCCTCTCCCCCGCCTCTCCCCGCGGGCGCCTCTCCCCGCCTCTCCCGCCTCTCCCCGCGGGCGCCTCGCCGGGCGCCTCTCCCTGCCGGCGGTGCCTCTCCCCGCCGGCGGCGCCTCTCCCCCCGGCGGCGCCTCTCCCGCGGGCGCCTCTCCCCGCGGGCGCCTCTCCCCGCGGGCGCCTCTCCCCGCGGGCACCTCTCCCCGCGGGCGCCTCTCGCCTCTCCCGCGCGGGCGCCTCGGGGCCTCCCCGAGCCGCCCGTGCGCCTCTCCCCGCGGGCGCCGGACGCCTCTCCCCGCGGGCGCCGGGCCAGGCGGGCGCCTCTCGAACACACGGGCGCCTTTGCGCGCCCGCGCGCCTCTTCCCGCGGGCGCCTCTTCCCGCGGGCGCCTCTTCCCGCGGGCGCCTCTTCCCGCGGGCGGGCGCCTCTTCCCACCCGCGGGCGCCTCTTCCCGCGGGCGCCTCTTCCCGCGGGCGCCTCTTCCCACCCGCGGGCGCCTCTTCCCGCGGGCGCCTCTCCCCGCGGGCGCCTCTTCGGGAACCTCCTCTCCCCGCGGGCGCCTCTCCCCGCGGGAGAGACCCGACCCCTGCGGAGGCGCCTCTCCCCCCTGCGGGGGCCTCTCCCCTCTCCCCGCGGGAGGCCTCTCCCCGCGGACACCTCTCCCCGCGGGGGAGGCGGGGAGCGCCGTCTCCCCGCGGGCGCCTCTCCCCCGCCTCTCCCCGCGGGCGCCTCTCCCCCGCCTCTCCCCGCGGGCGCCTCTCCCCGCCTCTCCCGCCTCTCCCCGCGGGCGCCTCGCCGGGCGCCTCTCCCTGCCGGCGGTGCCTCTCCCCGCCGGCGGCGCCTCTCCCCCCGGCGGCGCCTCTCCCGCGGGCGCCTCTCCCTGCGGGCGCCTCTCCCCGCGGGCGCCTCTCCCCGCGGGCACCTCTCCCCGCGGGCGCCTCTCGCCTCTCCCCGCGCGGGCGCCTCGGGGCCTCCCCGAGCCGCCCGTGCGCCTCTCCCCGCGGGCGCCGGACGCCTCTCCCCGCGGGCGCCGGGCCAGGCGGGCGCCTCTCGAACACACGGGCGCCTTTGCGCGCCCGCGCGCCTCTTCCCGCGGGCGCCTCTTCCCGCGGGCGCCTCTTCCCGCGGGCGGGCGCCTCTTCCCACCCGCGGGCGCCTCTTCCCGCGGGCGCCTCTTCCCGCGGGCGCCTCTTCCCGCGGGCGCCTCTTCCCACCCGCGGGCGCCTCTTCCCGCGGGCGCCTCTCCCCGCGGGCGCCTCTTCGGGAACCTCTTCCCGCCCGCGggcgcctcttcccgcggaCGCCTCTTCCCGCGGACGCCTCTTCCCGCGGGCGCCTCTTCCCGCGGGCGCTTCTTCCCGCGGGCGACTCTTCCCGCGGGCGGGCGCCTCTTCCCACCCGCGGGCGCCTCTTCCC comes from the Brassica rapa cultivar Chiifu-401-42 chromosome A01, CAAS_Brap_v3.01, whole genome shotgun sequence genome and includes:
- the LOC103828234 gene encoding strigolactone esterase D14, which encodes MSQHNILEALNVRVVGTGDRILVLAHGFGTDQSAWHLILPYFTPTYRVVLYDLVCAGSVNPDYFNFNRYTTLDSYVDDLLNIIDSLGIQNCAYVGHSVSAMIGIIASIRRPELFSKLILIGASPRFLNDDDYHGGFEEGEIEKVFSAMEANYEAWVQGFAPLAVGADVPAAVREFSRTLFNMRPDISLFVSRTVFNSDLRGVLGLVKVPCCVIQTAKDVSVPASVAEYLKDNLGGDTKVETLKTEGHLPHLSAPAQLAQFLRRALPR
- the LOC103828261 gene encoding LOW QUALITY PROTEIN: probable disease resistance protein RPP1 (The sequence of the model RefSeq protein was modified relative to this genomic sequence to represent the inferred CDS: inserted 2 bases in 1 codon), with protein sequence MDLYLLLVIVATLLCSRIFSFVYAKFRVQENKIIASSSSSSSSSSPKLSLPSNRVHDVFPSFHGKDVRKSFLSHFLKEFGSKGINLFIDNEITRGEYIGPELKKAIQGSRIAIVLLSKRYASSSWCLDELVEIMKCKEELGQTVMPVFYEVDPTDVKKQAGDFGKVFKKTCKGKTNEVTRKWSEALAKVATLAGYHSNNWDNEAKMIEDVATDVATKLFNSTPSRDFDQLIGMEAHMEKISRVLGTDLDEVRMIGIWGPAGIGKTTIARCLFHQLSHTFQYSVFMMNVKAMCTPPICSDDYNVKLHLQQIFLSQLTNQKEDFKISHLGVAQERLNDKKVLVVLDNVDRLVQLEAMAKETRWFGHGSRIIVTTQDRKILKAHGITHIYKVDFPSNREAIQMFCMYAFGQKSPEDGFENLVREVTTLAGNLPLGLRVMGSYFRGMSKQEWENELPGLRMCLDGEIESILMFGYNALSHEDKDLFLHIACFFNYDRMENVVENLLKRFSDVRQRLNVLADKSLISLERERVIMHDLLVQLGRDIVRKQSSEPGQRQFLVDQKEICEVLAEDVAGSRSVIGINFYGDEINVSERAFERMSNLQFLRLGLQINGELDAFHLYGGPSYLSPKLRLLMWKCFPMTCLHCIPNPELLVELVMIDSKLEKLWEGTKPLSNLKWVDLRYSKNLKDVSSLSTATSLQELSLIGCSSLVELPSSIGDSVHLKKLDLSECSSLIELPSSIGNAIHLKELDLRGCSSLVELPSSIGNAIRNFEELNFNDCSSLVGVPSSIGNATNLKRLKFSRCSSLVELPASIGNLHKLESLILEECCKLEVLPVNINLKSLMKLDLTDXKSFPEISTNIEYMYLTGTAIKQVPWIKRISCLYRLVLNGCKELLSLPQLPDSLSVIDAENCESLERLDCSFLNQQIDLNFANCFKLNKEARDVIIQTSTYQFTFLPGKEMPNYFNYQSNGGSLVMKLNERPSPSSMTWKACILLVSAVGIEAAKGEAVHVYHGIKQNSLDVPCSPTHRTMFPLLREHLYIYEFEADVTSDELCFEFWLSSGGFGVDRDSWMIEKCGVHYINTS
- the LOC103828233 gene encoding NADPH-dependent aldehyde reductase-like protein, chloroplastic, whose protein sequence is MAAQSQSLPLAGRVAIVTGSSRGIGRAIVIHLAELGARVVVNYTTKSSDAKLVAAEINGLPAITGNGPRAIVVQANVSEPSQVKSLFDAAERAFESPVHILVNSAGVLDPKYPSIANTSVEDFDRTFSVNTKGAFLCSKEAANRLKQGGGGRIILLTSSMTRGLKPGFGAYAASKAAVETMVKILAKELKGTGITANSVAPGPIATEMFFEGKSSEVVEKIAAENPFGRVGEVKDVVPLVGFLAGDGGEWINGQIIPVNGGYV